The Candidatus Methylomirabilota bacterium genome segment CCCCGGCCCGAACTGGAGACCGTCGGGACCTCCTGGTAGCCGGACAGCGTCCCCCGGAGATGATTGGCGGCGGCCAGGGCCGGCAAGCCGAGCGTCGCGAGCAGGGCCGCGAGAACGACGAGCGTGATGAGCTCAGAGCGTGTCATCGTGCCTTCCTCCGTGTCACGGGTGATGGGACCATACCGGAGTGCCACGGGGCCCGACCACACTCCCGCCCTCTCCTCTCTCCTTAATAAGGCGGGCCGGCGTCCAAGTCAAGCGCCATTGCTGGTGCCGTGTCGGCTGGGGTACAATCCCTGGCGGCTGCCATAGCCATCGCCGAGGAGGGCCATGGACCGTCCGATCGCCTACGACAAGCTCGCCCGGGAGGACCGCTTCGTGCGCATGCGCGCGCGGCGTGTCGCCGAGCTGCGCGTGGCACAGGGGCTCCCGCCGTTCCCCGACCTCGCCTCGCGGGAGTCGATCCGGGAGCGCGTGCACGGGATCCTGGTCGGCGAGCTCCAGGCCATGGAGGGAGCCGGCCGGTCGGTGTACGACTTCCCCGATGCGCCGTGGGAGTTCACGATGGACATGGCACGGCAGGTCTGGGACGAGTCGCGCCACGTGGAAGTCTACACGCGGCTCCTCGAGCACCTCGGCGGGTACGTCGGCGAGTTTCCGGAGAGCACGATCCTGTGGCGGTGTGCGTGCGCCGAGGACGCGGCCGCCCGAGTGGCCGGTGTCAATCGGGGACTCGAGGGCCTCGCCTGCGATGTGTTCGCCCAGCTCATCGAGATCGCCAGGCGGCTGCCCGATCCGATCATCGCGCGCGCCGTGGACTACGTCCTCGCCGACGAGATCACCCACGTCCGGATGGGGTCCTACTGGCTGAACAAGCTGACCGAGGGCGACCCCGAGCGCCGCCGCCGCGCGGTCGAGTTCCAGGAGTCGATCGACGAGCGGTTCAACCTGGGCGGGATGCGGCGACCGGGTGCCGCCGACGAAGTGCCTATTTCCATTTCGGACGAGATCCGCCGCCTGGCCGGCTTCACCGAAGAGGAGATCCAGCGGCTGGTCAAGGCCACCCAGCGCAGCCCTGTCTACTGATCACGGGCCTCGGCGCGCCCGGCCCGGCCCCGGAGGCACGTATCCCGCCCGGCCGACGCTCGTCGCCGTCGCGCCCGGCCGGCGGCCGCCCGCTCCGGGGCTCGCATGACCCCCGACCCCTCGCGCGAGCTCGCCGGCCACCTGAGCGTCGAAGCCAGCGCCCGACGCGTCCGCCAGTACCGCTACGCGGAGGAGCGGATGGTGCGGATCCTGGCCGGCTGGATCGCGCTGACGCCCGAGGTGCCGGTGAAGCTGCTGATGGGCCGTCAGGTCTGGGACTGCGCCCAGCACGCCGACCTGTGGGGGAAGCGGCTGCCGGAGCTGCGAGCGCCGGCCCAGGTCTCGGAGCCGGCCAGCCAGGGCCTCGTCGGCTTCATGGCGGCGCTGGAGAGCCGGGAGGCCTGGGGCGAGACGCTCGAGCGGCTCACCGGCATCTACCGTGTCTTGAAGCCGCACCTCGCCGCCACCTATGCCGCGCACCTGGCGCGCGCCAACCCGGTCTTCGAGGCGCCCACCCGGCGAATCCTGGAGCGGTGTCTCGACGAGGAGCGGCGGCATCTGGCCGAGGGCCGTCACGCTCTCGCGGTCCTCGCCCGCTCCGAGGCCGCGCGGA includes the following:
- a CDS encoding DUF455 family protein, producing the protein MDRPIAYDKLAREDRFVRMRARRVAELRVAQGLPPFPDLASRESIRERVHGILVGELQAMEGAGRSVYDFPDAPWEFTMDMARQVWDESRHVEVYTRLLEHLGGYVGEFPESTILWRCACAEDAAARVAGVNRGLEGLACDVFAQLIEIARRLPDPIIARAVDYVLADEITHVRMGSYWLNKLTEGDPERRRRAVEFQESIDERFNLGGMRRPGAADEVPISISDEIRRLAGFTEEEIQRLVKATQRSPVY